Proteins from one Deinococcus sp. YIM 134068 genomic window:
- a CDS encoding peroxidase-related enzyme, with amino-acid sequence MTTTQPETGTNRISFLPVPDEIEVPEAVRKLWGKAEANLGFVPNVFRAQAVNGEQFLAWWGYFNLLLNKEGFLSNAERELVAVAVSAANRCVYCAVSHGAALREYSGDPIKADAVAVNWRQADLTERERTLAAYAEKLTLRPAEVTEADLTPLRAAGLDDHQIMELVQVIGMFNLTNRVSSALGFVPNAEYHSRGR; translated from the coding sequence ATGACCACAACCCAGCCCGAGACTGGCACGAACCGCATCTCCTTCCTGCCCGTCCCCGACGAAATTGAAGTGCCGGAGGCCGTCCGCAAGCTGTGGGGCAAGGCGGAGGCCAACCTCGGCTTCGTGCCCAACGTCTTCCGGGCGCAGGCGGTGAACGGCGAGCAGTTTCTCGCGTGGTGGGGCTACTTCAACCTCCTCCTCAACAAGGAGGGTTTCCTGAGCAACGCCGAGCGCGAACTCGTCGCCGTCGCGGTGAGCGCGGCCAACCGCTGCGTGTATTGCGCGGTCTCACACGGGGCGGCCCTGCGTGAATACTCCGGCGATCCCATCAAGGCCGACGCCGTGGCCGTGAACTGGCGACAGGCCGACCTCACCGAGCGGGAGCGCACGCTGGCCGCATACGCCGAGAAACTGACCCTCCGCCCCGCCGAGGTCACGGAGGCCGACCTGACGCCCCTGCGCGCCGCCGGACTGGACGACCATCAGATCATGGAACTCGTGCAGGTCATTGGGATGTTCAACCTCACGAACCGCGTGTCGAGTGCGCTGGGCTTCGTGCCGAACGCGGAGTACCACTCGCGGGGCCGGTAG
- a CDS encoding 3-hydroxyacyl-CoA dehydrogenase family protein, with protein MHFGVIGAGQMGAGIAQVAAQSGFTVTVQDVKDEFLARGQATIEKSLARLHEKGRLTETPADVLSRIRFTTDLQDFAGCDLVVEAVVENEAVKADLFRQLGQIVKPEGILASNTSSIPITSLATASGRPERFIGMHFMNPVPLMALVEVIRGYSTSDETARRVTDAARAMGKTPIECNDFPGFVSNRLLMPMLNEAIQCVMEGVAEPEAIDGIMKLGMNHPMGPLTLADFIGLDTCLSIMEVLHRGLGDDKYRPSPLLRKMVQAGLLGRKSGRGFYSY; from the coding sequence ATGCACTTCGGCGTCATCGGAGCAGGTCAGATGGGCGCAGGCATCGCCCAGGTCGCCGCCCAGAGCGGCTTCACCGTCACCGTGCAGGATGTGAAGGACGAGTTTTTGGCACGCGGTCAGGCGACCATCGAGAAGAGCCTCGCCAGGTTGCACGAGAAGGGCAGGTTGACGGAGACGCCCGCCGACGTGCTGAGCCGCATCAGGTTCACGACGGACCTTCAGGACTTCGCGGGGTGTGACCTCGTGGTGGAGGCGGTCGTGGAAAACGAGGCGGTCAAGGCCGACCTCTTCCGGCAACTCGGCCAGATCGTCAAGCCGGAGGGCATCCTGGCGAGCAACACGTCCTCCATCCCCATCACCAGCCTCGCCACGGCGAGCGGGCGGCCCGAGCGGTTCATCGGGATGCACTTCATGAATCCGGTGCCGCTGATGGCGCTCGTTGAGGTCATTCGCGGGTACAGCACGTCGGACGAGACGGCGCGGCGGGTCACGGACGCGGCGCGGGCGATGGGCAAGACTCCCATCGAGTGCAACGACTTTCCCGGCTTCGTCTCCAACCGCCTCCTGATGCCCATGCTCAACGAGGCCATCCAGTGCGTGATGGAGGGCGTGGCCGAGCCGGAGGCGATTGACGGCATCATGAAGCTCGGCATGAATCACCCGATGGGACCGCTGACGCTCGCCGACTTCATCGGGCTGGACACCTGCCTGAGCATCATGGAGGTGCTGCACCGGGGGTTGGGCGACGACAAATACCGCCCCTCTCCCCTGCTGCGGAAGATGGTGCAGGCGGGGCTGCTGGGACGCAAGAGCGGGCGGGGGTTCTACAGCTATTAG
- a CDS encoding YciI family protein has protein sequence MPTLWIIQSTYLKAGDDLAAVTPRHRVWLDQHYRSGLFLVSGRKVDGTGGVLLAQAESQEQLEEVFKDDPFVLEGCSEYTYTAFTPVKRGRALMLEGVALVE, from the coding sequence ATGCCAACTCTGTGGATCATCCAAAGCACGTACCTCAAGGCCGGGGACGACCTCGCCGCCGTCACGCCCCGGCACCGCGTGTGGCTGGACCAGCATTACCGCTCTGGCCTCTTCCTCGTGTCGGGCCGCAAGGTGGACGGCACGGGCGGCGTGCTGCTCGCGCAGGCGGAGAGCCAGGAGCAACTGGAGGAGGTCTTCAAGGACGATCCCTTCGTGCTGGAGGGCTGCTCGGAGTACACGTACACGGCCTTCACGCCGGTCAAGCGGGGGCGGGCGCTGATGCTTGAAGGCGTGGCGCTGGTGGAGTGA